The Prochlorococcus marinus str. MIT 9301 genome window below encodes:
- a CDS encoding iron-containing alcohol dehydrogenase family protein — translation MQSISPETIYRGNSAWEKSLPQITKLTKRPLILGRGFQTNNLRNNIFNDLKSQKLTVNSANLQFDCCYEDISRVKNIISNNNNDSVIAAGGGKVLDSGKYIAESLNIPCITVPLSASTCAGWTALSNIYTKDGQFIKDVALGSCPKILVFDHKFIQTAPSRTLASGIADALAKWYESSITSSKIDDGLVQQAIQISRVLRDQLLIDGGKAFKGQFENNISWQNTVEACGLTAGLVGGIGGEKCRTAAAHAFHNAITQIITPNKFLHGEIVGVGLLLQLRLEEMKNNNKLADQSIKQLFVLMEELNLPTTIGQLGINVFENNNLEKIADFTCRDKSEIHFLPFEISKGEIIEVITNFEKQKIKT, via the coding sequence ATGCAGTCTATCTCTCCAGAAACAATATACAGGGGAAATTCTGCTTGGGAAAAATCTTTACCTCAGATTACTAAATTAACTAAAAGACCATTAATTCTAGGTAGAGGGTTTCAAACGAATAATTTGAGAAATAATATTTTTAATGATTTAAAAAGTCAAAAATTAACTGTAAATTCTGCTAATTTGCAATTTGATTGTTGTTACGAAGATATTTCAAGAGTTAAGAACATTATCTCAAATAATAATAATGATTCTGTTATCGCAGCTGGAGGTGGCAAAGTTCTAGACTCTGGAAAATATATAGCCGAGTCTCTTAATATCCCTTGTATTACAGTTCCGCTTAGCGCCTCTACATGTGCTGGTTGGACTGCCTTATCGAATATTTATACAAAGGATGGTCAATTTATAAAAGATGTCGCATTAGGATCTTGTCCGAAAATACTAGTTTTTGATCATAAGTTTATTCAAACAGCTCCATCAAGAACACTTGCAAGTGGCATAGCAGATGCCTTGGCAAAATGGTATGAATCCTCAATAACAAGTTCAAAAATAGACGACGGTCTTGTTCAACAAGCAATTCAGATATCAAGAGTTTTAAGAGATCAACTTTTAATAGATGGAGGAAAAGCATTTAAGGGTCAATTTGAAAATAATATATCTTGGCAAAATACTGTTGAAGCATGTGGACTTACAGCAGGATTAGTTGGCGGTATTGGTGGAGAAAAATGTAGGACAGCAGCAGCACACGCTTTTCATAATGCAATTACTCAGATAATCACCCCTAATAAATTCTTACATGGTGAGATTGTTGGGGTTGGATTATTATTGCAATTAAGACTAGAAGAAATGAAAAATAATAATAAATTAGCTGATCAATCAATTAAACAATTATTTGTACTCATGGAAGAATTGAATTTACCAACTACTATCGGACAACTTGGCATAAATGTTTTTGAAAATAATAATTTAGAAAAAATTGCTGATTTTACTTGTCGAGATAAATCTGAGATTCACTTTTTGCCTTTTGAAATTAGTAAAGGGGAAATAATAGAAGTTATTACAAATTTTGAAAAACAAAAAATTAAAACATAA
- a CDS encoding ATP-dependent Clp protease ATP-binding subunit yields the protein MFERFTEKAIKVIMLAQEEARRLGHNFVGTEQILLGLIGEGTGVAAKVLKSLGVNLKDSRIEVEKIIGRGSGFVAVEIPFTPRAKRVLELSLEEARQLGHNYIGTEHLLLGLIREGEGVAARVLENLNIDLTKVRTQVIRMLGETAEVGTGGSSNKGNLKTATLDEFGTNLTKLASESKLDPVVGRHSEIDRVVQILGRRTKNNPVLIGEPGVGKTAIAEGLAQRIQTGDIPDILEDKRVLTLDIGLLVAGTKYRGEFEERLKKIMEEIKSAGNVILVIDEVHTLIGAGAAEGAIDAANILKPALARGELQCIGATTLDEYRKHIERDAALERRFQPVMVGEPSIEDTIEILKGLRERYEQHHRLKITDDALEAAAHLGDRYISDRFLPDKAIDLIDEAGSRVRLINSKLPPEAKQIDRELRQIQKQKEESVRDQNFDQAGQLREKEMELSAKIKEVLDNKKESTAVDQTDPDNSAKSDSKLLQSPLVSEEDVAHIVASWTGVPVQKLTETESVKLLNMEETLHQRLIGQDEAVKAVSRAIRRARVGLKNPNRPIASFIFSGPTGVGKTELTKSLASYFFGSEEAMIRLDMSEFMERHTVSKLIGSPPGYVGFNEGGQLTEAVRRRPYTVVLFDEVEKAHPDVFNLLLQLLEDGRLTDSKGRTVDFKNTLLIMTSNIGSKVIEKGGGGLGFEFSGDSVEDSQYNRIKSLVNEELKQYFRPEFLNRLDEIIVFRQLTKNEVKEIAEIMLQEVFIRLQDKGIKLNVTDAFKERLVEEGYNPSYGARPLRRAVMRLLEDSLAEEVLSGRIKDGDNALVDIDDNKKVTINISSEESSQELAGANF from the coding sequence TGTAGCTGTAGAAATACCTTTTACTCCCAGAGCTAAAAGAGTTTTGGAACTATCTTTGGAAGAGGCTCGTCAACTTGGCCACAATTACATTGGTACAGAACATTTATTGTTAGGTTTAATAAGAGAAGGTGAAGGTGTGGCTGCAAGAGTTCTTGAAAATCTTAATATTGACCTCACAAAAGTTAGAACTCAAGTTATAAGGATGCTTGGTGAAACCGCCGAAGTTGGCACCGGGGGTAGCTCAAACAAGGGCAACTTAAAAACTGCTACCCTTGATGAATTCGGAACAAATTTAACAAAATTAGCAAGTGAATCAAAATTAGATCCAGTCGTTGGTCGCCATTCAGAAATAGATCGTGTCGTTCAAATACTAGGTAGGAGGACAAAAAATAATCCTGTTCTTATTGGGGAGCCAGGTGTAGGTAAAACAGCTATCGCAGAAGGTTTAGCTCAAAGAATACAAACTGGCGATATTCCAGACATACTTGAAGATAAAAGAGTTTTGACCCTTGATATAGGTCTTTTGGTAGCAGGAACAAAATATAGAGGTGAATTTGAAGAAAGGTTAAAAAAAATTATGGAAGAAATTAAATCAGCGGGTAACGTCATTCTTGTCATAGATGAAGTGCATACTTTAATTGGTGCTGGAGCTGCTGAAGGAGCTATAGATGCAGCAAATATACTTAAGCCAGCATTAGCTAGAGGGGAACTTCAATGTATTGGAGCAACAACTCTAGACGAATATAGAAAACATATTGAAAGAGATGCTGCTTTAGAAAGAAGATTCCAGCCTGTAATGGTTGGGGAACCATCCATAGAAGATACAATCGAAATTTTAAAAGGTCTCAGAGAGCGTTACGAACAACATCATCGACTAAAAATTACTGATGATGCCCTAGAGGCCGCCGCTCATTTAGGTGATCGTTACATATCTGATAGGTTTTTACCTGATAAGGCTATTGACCTTATCGATGAGGCTGGAAGTAGGGTGCGTTTAATAAACTCTAAACTTCCGCCTGAAGCAAAACAAATAGATAGAGAATTAAGACAAATCCAAAAACAGAAGGAAGAATCTGTAAGAGACCAAAATTTTGATCAGGCTGGGCAATTACGCGAAAAAGAGATGGAATTGTCTGCAAAAATTAAAGAGGTTTTGGATAATAAGAAAGAATCTACAGCTGTAGATCAAACTGATCCTGATAATTCTGCAAAAAGTGATTCTAAACTTTTACAAAGTCCTCTTGTCAGTGAAGAGGATGTAGCTCATATTGTGGCTTCATGGACAGGTGTTCCTGTTCAAAAATTAACAGAAACAGAATCAGTCAAGCTTCTCAATATGGAGGAAACACTTCACCAAAGACTGATTGGACAAGATGAAGCTGTAAAGGCTGTGTCAAGAGCTATAAGAAGAGCAAGAGTTGGATTAAAAAATCCTAATAGACCCATAGCAAGTTTTATCTTTTCTGGACCTACTGGTGTTGGTAAAACTGAATTGACTAAATCATTGGCTTCATATTTCTTCGGTAGTGAAGAAGCAATGATCAGATTAGATATGTCAGAATTCATGGAAAGACATACAGTTAGTAAACTTATAGGCTCTCCTCCTGGCTATGTTGGTTTTAATGAAGGTGGTCAGCTTACTGAAGCTGTTAGAAGACGCCCTTACACCGTTGTTTTATTTGATGAAGTTGAAAAGGCGCATCCAGATGTTTTTAACTTATTATTGCAACTACTTGAAGACGGAAGATTAACTGACTCCAAAGGGAGAACTGTAGATTTTAAAAATACATTATTAATAATGACCTCTAATATCGGTTCAAAAGTTATCGAAAAAGGTGGTGGTGGACTAGGTTTTGAATTCTCAGGTGATTCAGTTGAAGATAGCCAATATAATAGAATTAAATCACTAGTTAATGAAGAACTTAAGCAATACTTTAGGCCTGAATTTTTAAATAGACTTGATGAAATAATTGTATTTAGACAATTAACTAAAAATGAAGTTAAAGAAATTGCTGAAATAATGTTGCAAGAAGTTTTTATCCGACTACAAGATAAAGGTATTAAATTAAATGTCACCGATGCTTTTAAAGAAAGACTTGTTGAAGAAGGTTACAATCCTTCATACGGAGCGAGACCTTTAAGAAGGGCAGTTATGCGTTTACTAGAAGATAGTTTGGCTGAAGAAGTTCTTTCTGGAAGAATTAAAGACGGAGATAATGCTTTAGTTGATATAGATGATAATAAAAAAGTTACTATAAATATTTCTTCTGAAGAATCTTCTCAAGAGCTAGCAGGTGCTAACTTCTAA